The genomic stretch TGTGGGAATTTTCAGACAGAAAGGAAAATTATATTTATCCTCCAATAATCTCTCTTGTTTCACCCTGGGTAAATTTAACTTACCAGTTACACCTGGTTCAATTTGGGTGCGACAATGAAAATATTTCAGCAGTTCACCATCGGGAATTGGTGGATAATTAGTTTCGCTCGCAGAAGGTAAGGCTGTACATCCCAAAGGTAAATTTTGCCGGATATCGAATAAGTCTGCCAGAGGCAGAACAGCGATCGCACCTTCTTGTTCCGAATCGATATATAGTAAATCATTGATGGCTTCATCCACAAAACCACCAATCAAGTGCGGGCGATAGTCAGTCATCGCTCCAGCTAGCTCTATATTGCCCAGCAGATGCCCTGCATCTAAAAATATCCGGCGATAGGCTCTATCTTCATATCGCCATGCTGAACGATAAAAAACCCCAGTAATGATAATTGCCAATTGGGTACTTTCAATCACGGGATGCCAAAAACAAGCTTCTTGCAAACCTTGCCAAACATCACTTTCCCAATAATGCATCAGGGAGTGAGTCCGACATTGGTAGTTATATAATCCTGGTGGTAATAACGGCGTACCACGGGAAACTAGATACACTTCCGCCGGATATAACCCCCCCGCACTGGGCGCAGCGCGTAAATATACAGCACTCCCCATTGAAGGCATTCTTGCCGTCAGTCCATAACTGCGGAATAATAACCGTGAAAGTCTTTGCCACCATTGAGCATCTGGGTTATTCGCAAATGTCTCTGAAGTGTCTTGGATATAGGGTTTTAGGTCAAAAGTTGTCCCAATTTTGTACTCTTTGAACGGCACTGGCTGTTTAGCCCAGTCTAACCCCT from Nodularia sp. LEGE 06071 encodes the following:
- a CDS encoding SagB/ThcOx family dehydrogenase, yielding MPEIRESIAQHYHERTKYDPETLASKSQGLDWAKQPVPFKEYKIGTTFDLKPYIQDTSETFANNPDAQWWQRLSRLLFRSYGLTARMPSMGSAVYLRAAPSAGGLYPAEVYLVSRGTPLLPPGLYNYQCRTHSLMHYWESDVWQGLQEACFWHPVIESTQLAIIITGVFYRSAWRYEDRAYRRIFLDAGHLLGNIELAGAMTDYRPHLIGGFVDEAINDLLYIDSEQEGAIAVLPLADLFDIRQNLPLGCTALPSASETNYPPIPDGELLKYFHCRTQIEPGVTGKLNLPRVKQERLLEDKYNFPFCLKIPTNTTPISWGAKLSDLENTMYKRRSTRAYSGDDLSFDELKSLLDFTYQSQNYIDQSLDNSPDYFDLNLIETFIAVSGVKGLESGCYYYAPKAQELRQIRFKNFRRELHFLCLGQDLGRDAAAVLFHTADLKSAIAQYGDRVYRYLHMDAGHLGQRLNLAATNLGVGVSGIGGFFDDQVNEILGIPADEAVIYVTTLGRPR